One Sediminibacillus dalangtanensis genomic region harbors:
- the ftsW gene encoding putative lipid II flippase FtsW: MKQKWKDLDFTLFITPLLLTAFGIVMIYSASMVIAVIKNDVPSNYFMVRQLIWFGLGFVFYLFCSMFAYRHYQKLIKPMIMVIFLLLVAVLFFGEEVNNAKSWLVLGPLRLQPAELAKLGLIIYLASAYSKKQQYIDDFFKAVLPPLVMTGMILALIIKQPDIGTAAIILMIAATVIFSSGIKFRHLFLLGGAVIVIIGLAATKMVTPERISRFTGAYQPFDDPDLNGFHLIQSYLAIGTGGLTGQGLGQGIQKLGYLPEPHTDFIMAVIAEELGFLGVIVVLGMLAAIVLRGLYIANQCRDSFGSLLAIGISSMIGIQAFINLGAISGLLPITGVTLPFVSYGGSSLLILLISAGILNNIAKSVRANEQRITKETIPDDKEYDKNRRTVRQRRSWSQSQ; encoded by the coding sequence TTGAAACAGAAATGGAAAGATTTAGATTTCACGCTTTTTATAACCCCGTTGCTATTGACTGCATTCGGTATTGTGATGATTTACAGTGCCAGTATGGTAATTGCAGTTATAAAAAATGACGTACCAAGCAATTATTTCATGGTTCGGCAGCTGATTTGGTTTGGACTTGGCTTCGTTTTTTATCTGTTTTGCAGCATGTTTGCATACCGCCATTACCAAAAGCTTATCAAGCCGATGATTATGGTGATTTTTCTACTGTTGGTGGCTGTTCTTTTTTTTGGAGAGGAAGTAAACAATGCTAAGTCATGGCTGGTTTTGGGGCCGTTGAGACTGCAGCCAGCTGAATTGGCGAAGCTTGGACTGATCATTTACCTGGCATCTGCTTATTCCAAAAAACAGCAATATATAGATGATTTTTTCAAAGCGGTACTGCCGCCTTTAGTCATGACAGGAATGATATTGGCGTTGATTATCAAACAGCCTGACATTGGTACTGCAGCAATTATTTTGATGATAGCTGCCACGGTTATATTCAGCTCAGGTATAAAATTCCGTCATCTTTTCCTTTTGGGTGGCGCTGTTATCGTCATAATCGGATTGGCAGCAACCAAAATGGTTACTCCTGAACGAATTTCCCGATTTACTGGCGCCTATCAGCCGTTTGACGATCCTGACTTGAACGGCTTCCATCTCATTCAGTCCTATTTGGCCATTGGTACAGGTGGGTTAACGGGACAAGGGCTTGGACAAGGCATCCAAAAGCTCGGGTACCTTCCTGAACCCCACACGGATTTTATCATGGCTGTCATTGCAGAAGAGCTAGGGTTCCTCGGCGTGATCGTTGTTCTTGGAATGCTTGCGGCGATTGTACTTCGTGGGTTATACATCGCGAATCAATGCAGAGACAGTTTTGGCTCTCTATTGGCAATCGGTATTTCTTCCATGATCGGTATTCAGGCATTTATTAATCTTGGCGCTATAAGTGGACTTTTACCGATAACTGGAGTGACACTGCCATTTGTCAGTTACGGAGGTTCCTCCTTGCTGATCCTATTGATCTCCGCAGGAATTCTCAACAACATCGCAAAATCTGTTCGTGCAAATGAACAACGGATAACAAAAGAAACGATACCAGATGATAAAGAATACGACAAAAACAGAAGAACAGTAAGACAGCGGAGGTCCTGGTCGCAATCGCAGTAA
- a CDS encoding COX15/CtaA family protein: MVKFLKSLSIIATITMMLVLLGGALVTKTGSGMGCGANWPICEGELSAELIIELSHRLVSGAAGIIVLLLSVLSWKFVGHIREVKFLSFVSIFFLVLQGLIGAAAVLWSQSDFVLAMHFGISLISFAAVFLLTLLIFEIDQKFDARSLIIEKGIRRHFYGLFIYILLVVYTGALVRHAHASLACRSWPFCDNRAPFALEFHFTQWIQMGHRLAAGLAFVWTLYLMVKIYRRYQHNRVMLWGWTAASLLMITQVALGAIVIFSMVDLTAALFHALIISIYFGVLSYFILLSSRSAKHEN, translated from the coding sequence TTGGTTAAGTTCCTTAAAAGTTTATCTATCATAGCCACAATTACCATGATGCTTGTTCTGCTCGGTGGTGCCCTGGTAACCAAAACCGGTTCCGGCATGGGCTGTGGAGCAAACTGGCCTATTTGCGAAGGCGAGCTTTCAGCAGAATTGATCATTGAATTAAGCCATCGTCTTGTCTCGGGAGCCGCCGGAATCATTGTACTGCTGTTATCGGTTTTATCCTGGAAATTTGTCGGCCATATCAGAGAAGTGAAATTTCTATCTTTTGTTTCCATTTTCTTTTTAGTACTGCAAGGCTTGATCGGCGCTGCTGCTGTATTGTGGTCCCAGTCCGATTTCGTTCTTGCCATGCATTTCGGCATCTCGCTGATTTCATTTGCGGCAGTGTTTTTACTTACCTTGCTGATTTTCGAAATTGATCAGAAGTTCGACGCGCGTTCCCTGATCATCGAAAAAGGAATTCGCCGCCACTTTTACGGCTTATTCATTTATATATTGTTGGTTGTCTATACGGGCGCACTGGTGCGTCACGCTCATGCAAGCCTGGCATGCCGGAGTTGGCCATTTTGTGATAACCGAGCACCTTTTGCCCTCGAATTTCACTTTACACAATGGATTCAAATGGGTCACAGGTTGGCCGCAGGTTTGGCATTTGTTTGGACATTATACTTAATGGTTAAGATTTACCGCCGTTATCAACATAATCGCGTCATGCTCTGGGGATGGACTGCGGCATCTCTTTTGATGATCACCCAGGTTGCATTGGGTGCAATCGTGATTTTCAGCATGGTCGATTTGACTGCTGCATTATTTCACGCTTTGATCATTTCTATTTACTTTGGCGTTCTCAGCTATTTTATCTTGCTTTCTTCCCGGAGCGCCAAACACGAAAATTGA
- the cyoE gene encoding heme o synthase: MNKVEATSSHVIGKTDSEDKSALWADIMALIKVGIINSNLITAFAGFWLALYFTGGILSDYWGKLILMVAGTALLIAGGCILNNYYDRDIDPIMKRTKNRPTVTGSIPLKVILAMGILTSLAGVVLLSFTTMEAALIGAFGWFAYVVLYTMWTKRRYTINTAVGSLSGAVPPVIGWAAVDPSPHAAAFILFLIMFLWQTPHFLALAIKKCKEYKAAGIPMLPAVHGFAITRRQMVIYVACLLPLPFYLFSLGKIFLIIAGLLNAGWLIMGISGFFMKNSRKWANLMFVYSLNYLMILFVTMVLVTLPGVVN, translated from the coding sequence ATGAATAAAGTAGAAGCAACTTCTTCTCATGTAATAGGGAAGACAGACAGCGAAGATAAGTCTGCTCTCTGGGCGGATATAATGGCTCTCATTAAAGTAGGTATCATAAATTCCAATTTGATCACTGCTTTCGCCGGATTCTGGCTGGCGCTGTATTTTACTGGGGGTATTCTGTCGGATTATTGGGGTAAGTTGATATTGATGGTGGCTGGTACGGCTTTGTTGATTGCCGGTGGCTGCATATTAAATAATTATTACGACCGGGATATCGATCCAATCATGAAGCGGACGAAAAATCGTCCCACTGTTACCGGGAGCATACCTCTAAAAGTAATTCTTGCAATGGGGATTTTAACTTCATTGGCAGGGGTTGTGCTCTTGTCGTTCACGACTATGGAAGCTGCCTTGATAGGAGCTTTTGGATGGTTTGCCTATGTTGTTCTTTATACAATGTGGACAAAAAGAAGGTACACAATTAACACCGCTGTCGGCAGTTTGTCAGGTGCGGTACCACCAGTAATCGGGTGGGCAGCAGTTGATCCAAGCCCGCATGCTGCGGCTTTTATTTTGTTTTTGATCATGTTTCTATGGCAGACGCCGCATTTTTTGGCGCTGGCCATTAAAAAATGTAAAGAATATAAAGCGGCGGGCATACCGATGCTTCCAGCCGTTCATGGATTTGCCATTACAAGAAGACAAATGGTTATCTACGTGGCTTGTTTATTGCCACTGCCGTTTTACTTATTTTCATTGGGGAAGATATTTCTGATCATTGCCGGACTGTTGAATGCAGGCTGGCTGATTATGGGCATAAGCGGCTTTTTTATGAAGAATAGCAGGAAGTGGGCAAACCTTATGTTTGTTTATTCTTTGAATTATTTGATGATACTATTTGTAACTATGGTATTAGTAACACTTCCGGGTGTTGTTAATTAA
- the coxB gene encoding cytochrome c oxidase subunit II, whose amino-acid sequence MKGWMGKFRALGIFGFLMLVLSGCGKENLSALTPKGYGSKAALNLINISLGVMIFVFVVVMVIYAIVIVRFRKKKGREDYIPPQTEGNKALEVIWTVIPIILLVIIAIPTVAITFDLADESAADESLNVNVTGNQFWWHFNYEGEEIQTSQDLYIPTGEKVYLNMKTSDVLHSFWVPALSGKMDLHPENENTMYIQADEEGVYDGKCAEFCGTSHSLMDFKVIAVSPEEFDQWVEDMQNVDPEAQPETADAQEGQQLFQDNSCIGCHAIGASPAATGPNLTNFGDRTTLAGVKEHTKDNIVDWIMDPESMKPGNKMADANYDVTQEEAEKIADYLLQLQPSDITPESAETNE is encoded by the coding sequence ATGAAAGGTTGGATGGGAAAGTTCCGGGCACTCGGTATATTCGGTTTCTTGATGCTTGTACTATCAGGCTGTGGAAAAGAAAATCTAAGTGCCTTAACACCTAAAGGTTATGGATCCAAAGCTGCCTTGAACCTTATCAATATTTCTTTAGGCGTCATGATTTTTGTGTTTGTCGTCGTAATGGTGATTTATGCGATTGTCATTGTTCGTTTCAGAAAGAAAAAAGGGCGAGAGGATTACATTCCACCACAAACAGAGGGGAACAAAGCGTTGGAAGTGATTTGGACCGTTATCCCTATTATATTACTTGTCATCATTGCGATTCCTACTGTCGCTATTACGTTTGATCTGGCAGACGAAAGCGCTGCAGATGAATCACTGAACGTAAACGTAACTGGTAACCAGTTCTGGTGGCATTTTAATTATGAAGGGGAAGAAATTCAAACAAGCCAGGACTTATATATCCCTACTGGTGAAAAAGTGTATTTGAATATGAAAACCAGTGATGTACTTCACTCATTCTGGGTGCCGGCACTCTCCGGTAAAATGGATTTGCATCCAGAAAACGAAAACACCATGTATATTCAAGCTGATGAAGAAGGAGTTTACGATGGAAAATGTGCTGAGTTTTGTGGTACATCTCATTCATTGATGGACTTCAAAGTAATCGCTGTAAGTCCTGAAGAATTCGACCAATGGGTGGAAGATATGCAAAATGTGGATCCGGAAGCACAACCGGAAACAGCTGACGCTCAAGAAGGTCAACAATTATTCCAGGATAACAGCTGTATCGGCTGTCATGCGATTGGCGCATCTCCAGCTGCCACTGGTCCGAATTTGACAAATTTCGGTGACCGAACCACTTTGGCAGGTGTGAAAGAACATACCAAAGATAACATCGTTGATTGGATCATGGACCCAGAAAGTATGAAACCGGGAAACAAAATGGCAGATGCCAATTATGATGTCACGCAGGAAGAAGCGGAAAAAATCGCTGACTATTTACTACAATTACAACCATCGGATATTACTCCTGAAAGTGCAGAGACAAACGAGTAA
- the ctaD gene encoding cytochrome c oxidase subunit I, protein MSTAVAQKKGFGAFIWDYLTTVDHKKIAHLYLVAGGLFFLVGGLEALLIRIQLIKPDNDFVSAGFYNELLTMHGTTMIFLAAMPLIFAILNAVVPLQIGARDVAFPFLNSLGFWLFLFGGLILNCGWFLGGAPDAGWTAYAPLSAVSPGHGVDFYVLGLQISGAGTLIGGINFLVTIINMRAPGMTYMRMPLFTWTALVTSTLILFAFPALTVGLFLLMFDRLFGAGFFNASMGGNSVIWEHLFWIFGHPEVYILILPAFGVFSDVLSTFSKKRLFGYTAMVFATTLIGFLGFMVWAHHMFATGLGPAANSIFAIATMAIAVPTGIKIFNWLFTLWGGTITINSAMLWALGFIPSFTIGGTTGVMLAAAAADYQYHDTYFVVAHFHYVIVGGVVFGLFAAMHYWWPKMFGKVLNETLGQITFWTFFAGFHLTFFIQHFLGLMGMPRRYWTYLPGQDLDTGNLVSSIGAFLMAIGAIVFVINVIYTSVKAPKVSGDPWDGRTLEWSIPSPPPHYNFKQTPLVRGLDPLWIEKMEGRKGITPAEPLDDIHMPNPSILPFIMSLGLFIAGFGFIYQVDNLSYLWLVILGMGITLGCMLIRSVKDDLGHHIHKEDLEEEGAEQ, encoded by the coding sequence TTGAGTACAGCAGTTGCGCAAAAAAAAGGCTTCGGCGCATTTATCTGGGATTACTTAACCACTGTCGACCATAAAAAGATTGCCCATTTATATTTAGTGGCTGGTGGATTGTTTTTCCTGGTAGGTGGACTAGAAGCACTATTGATCCGTATTCAGCTAATAAAACCAGATAATGATTTTGTTAGCGCTGGTTTTTATAATGAGTTATTGACAATGCACGGAACGACCATGATTTTTCTGGCTGCAATGCCATTAATATTTGCTATCCTGAATGCTGTTGTTCCATTACAAATAGGGGCCAGGGATGTAGCATTCCCGTTTTTGAATTCATTGGGTTTCTGGCTATTCCTGTTTGGCGGCCTTATACTTAATTGCGGCTGGTTCCTCGGAGGAGCTCCCGACGCAGGATGGACTGCCTATGCACCGCTGTCAGCTGTATCGCCGGGCCATGGTGTTGATTTTTATGTGCTGGGTCTGCAAATATCCGGTGCAGGTACATTGATTGGGGGCATTAACTTCCTTGTCACCATCATCAATATGCGCGCGCCAGGAATGACTTACATGCGGATGCCGCTATTCACTTGGACAGCACTTGTAACAAGCACATTGATTCTCTTTGCATTTCCGGCATTGACAGTCGGCTTGTTTTTGTTAATGTTCGATCGTTTGTTCGGAGCTGGTTTCTTCAATGCTTCGATGGGCGGTAACTCGGTTATTTGGGAGCACTTATTCTGGATATTCGGACATCCGGAAGTCTACATTCTGATTCTTCCTGCATTCGGCGTATTTAGTGACGTACTATCAACGTTCTCGAAAAAACGATTGTTCGGTTATACAGCAATGGTGTTTGCGACCACACTGATCGGTTTTCTAGGATTCATGGTTTGGGCGCATCATATGTTTGCAACCGGTCTGGGACCTGCTGCCAACTCTATTTTTGCGATTGCAACAATGGCAATTGCGGTTCCAACAGGTATCAAAATCTTTAACTGGTTGTTCACCTTATGGGGTGGAACTATAACCATCAATTCTGCCATGTTATGGGCGTTAGGGTTTATTCCTTCGTTTACGATTGGTGGTACGACTGGTGTCATGTTAGCGGCTGCAGCAGCAGACTATCAATACCATGATACGTACTTTGTTGTTGCCCACTTCCACTATGTCATTGTCGGCGGGGTAGTGTTTGGCCTGTTTGCCGCCATGCATTACTGGTGGCCGAAAATGTTTGGTAAAGTTCTTAATGAAACATTGGGACAAATTACATTCTGGACATTCTTTGCCGGTTTCCATTTAACGTTCTTTATACAGCACTTCCTCGGATTGATGGGAATGCCTCGTCGTTACTGGACATATTTGCCGGGACAGGATTTAGATACAGGAAACCTGGTGAGCAGTATCGGTGCGTTTTTAATGGCAATCGGTGCTATCGTGTTTGTCATCAATGTCATTTATACATCCGTTAAAGCACCAAAAGTAAGCGGGGATCCATGGGACGGACGAACGCTGGAATGGTCGATTCCATCTCCACCGCCTCATTACAACTTTAAACAAACCCCATTGGTGCGTGGACTTGATCCTTTATGGATTGAAAAAATGGAAGGACGGAAAGGCATCACTCCAGCAGAACCGCTGGATGACATTCATATGCCGAATCCATCCATTCTGCCATTTATCATGTCGCTAGGTCTGTTCATCGCAGGATTCGGTTTTATTTATCAGGTCGACAATTTGTCATACCTATGGTTAGTGATTCTTGGCATGGGTATTACACTTGGATGCATGTTGATCAGATCGGTGAAAGACGACCTTGGACACCATATCCATAAAGAAGATTTAGAAGAAGAGGGGGCTGAACAATAA
- a CDS encoding cytochrome (ubi)quinol oxidase subunit III: MSDQTLNPETMPEQPERATLEGKNKFLGFWFFLGGETVLFASLFGTYLALRNSTNDGPGSEELFGLELVFIMTMLLLTSSLTSVYAMYHMKNNSFGKMQLWLGVTVLLGLGFLGCELFEFYHYIHGEGFTLRSSAFGSAFYTLVGFHGGHVTFGLLWIIALMVRNAKRGLNLYNAPKFYIASLYWHFIDVVWVFIFTVVYLMGVI; the protein is encoded by the coding sequence ATGAGTGATCAAACATTGAATCCGGAAACAATGCCGGAACAGCCCGAAAGAGCTACATTAGAAGGAAAGAACAAATTTTTAGGGTTCTGGTTCTTCCTAGGTGGAGAAACCGTGTTGTTTGCAAGTCTGTTTGGTACTTACCTTGCATTGAGAAATTCGACGAATGATGGACCAGGATCAGAAGAATTATTTGGTCTGGAATTAGTATTTATTATGACCATGTTGCTATTAACCAGTTCACTTACCAGTGTTTATGCGATGTACCATATGAAAAACAACAGTTTCGGCAAAATGCAGCTGTGGCTTGGAGTCACTGTTCTTCTGGGACTTGGTTTTCTGGGCTGTGAGCTTTTCGAGTTTTATCATTACATCCATGGCGAAGGGTTTACACTCCGTTCCTCTGCATTCGGTTCGGCGTTCTATACACTTGTCGGATTCCACGGGGGACACGTGACATTCGGTTTACTGTGGATCATTGCCTTGATGGTACGGAACGCGAAACGCGGATTGAACTTGTACAATGCACCTAAATTTTATATTGCCAGCTTGTATTGGCACTTTATCGATGTTGTATGGGTATTTATCTTCACAGTTGTTTATCTGATGGGGGTGATCTAA
- the ctaF gene encoding cytochrome c oxidase subunit IVB — protein sequence MAENTNIHENYKRKKNKEEMKQQVITFALMIVFTLIAFGMVKADLSKLFVIPILLVLAAVQVGFQLYYFMHMSHKGHEMPALMIYSGAFVAFMTVLTLSVLIWW from the coding sequence ATGGCCGAGAACACCAATATTCATGAAAATTATAAACGCAAAAAAAACAAGGAAGAAATGAAACAACAGGTTATCACCTTTGCATTGATGATCGTATTTACGCTCATCGCATTCGGAATGGTGAAGGCAGATCTAAGCAAGTTGTTTGTGATACCGATTTTACTGGTACTGGCTGCAGTTCAAGTTGGATTCCAACTATATTATTTCATGCATATGAGCCACAAGGGACATGAAATGCCAGCTCTGATGATATATTCTGGAGCATTTGTTGCATTTATGACTGTCTTGACTCTATCTGTCTTGATTTGGTGGTAA
- the ctaG gene encoding cytochrome c oxidase assembly factor CtaG: MWLELQIFGFRALWSPYYLLFVIALGLLYYLVTITFREKFTDKARPSSKQLIYFYTGLVILYLIKGSPIDLLSHIMFTSHMVQMSLYYLVFPILIIKGIPEWIWRNVFSVPGLKQVLYLLTKPLIALLLFNGLFSMYHMPVIFDFAKANVIAHAVITTVILVAAFLVWWPIFTPIKEMDKLSPLMKIGYIFANGVLITPACGLIIFSGQSLYATYSETSGWIQAMSLCVPQSILNGLPLTGPQMFSPIPVLEDQQLGGILMKIMQEIVYGFVLARIFFGWFNKSVDRVDPLPSTNTTTEA; encoded by the coding sequence ATGTGGCTGGAATTACAAATTTTTGGTTTTCGAGCTCTATGGAGTCCTTATTATTTGCTGTTTGTTATCGCACTTGGCTTGTTATATTACTTGGTCACCATTACTTTCAGAGAGAAGTTCACTGATAAAGCAAGGCCAAGTTCAAAACAGCTGATTTATTTTTACACTGGATTGGTAATTCTTTATCTAATTAAAGGATCACCAATCGATCTACTTTCCCATATCATGTTTACTTCCCACATGGTACAAATGTCGCTGTATTATTTGGTTTTTCCGATTTTGATCATCAAAGGTATCCCAGAGTGGATATGGAGAAACGTTTTTTCGGTGCCGGGTTTAAAACAGGTGCTGTACCTTTTGACAAAACCATTGATCGCTTTACTATTGTTCAACGGGTTGTTTTCTATGTACCATATGCCAGTCATATTCGATTTTGCAAAAGCAAATGTAATTGCCCATGCTGTCATCACGACAGTGATATTAGTAGCGGCATTTTTGGTTTGGTGGCCGATTTTTACACCTATCAAAGAAATGGACAAACTATCCCCACTAATGAAAATTGGTTATATATTTGCTAACGGGGTGTTGATAACACCTGCTTGCGGTTTAATTATTTTTTCTGGACAGTCGCTATATGCCACCTATAGTGAGACAAGTGGTTGGATTCAAGCAATGTCGCTTTGTGTCCCGCAGTCCATTCTAAACGGACTTCCGTTGACAGGGCCACAAATGTTCTCACCAATTCCAGTCTTGGAGGACCAGCAGCTTGGTGGGATTCTGATGAAAATCATGCAAGAAATTGTTTATGGGTTTGTTTTAGCCCGGATTTTCTTTGGCTGGTTCAATAAAAGTGTGGACAGGGTCGATCCGTTGCCATCAACAAACACAACTACAGAAGCATAA
- a CDS encoding DUF420 domain-containing protein: MPILPTISTFFIVLSAVLIAIGWYLVAKNKFAAHKRTMIAAAISALLFFIIYMSRTIFIGNTSFGGPDNIKLYYTVFLIFHIILATVGAVFGIVTLTLAFKRKIKKHRKIGPVTSIIWFFTAITGVAVYLLLYIFFDGGETTSMIKAILGL; encoded by the coding sequence ATGCCTATATTGCCAACGATCAGCACGTTTTTTATCGTATTGAGTGCTGTACTTATTGCCATCGGCTGGTATCTAGTTGCAAAAAATAAGTTCGCTGCTCATAAACGTACGATGATAGCAGCTGCGATTAGCGCTTTGCTGTTTTTTATCATTTATATGTCTCGGACCATTTTCATTGGTAATACCAGCTTCGGAGGTCCTGATAATATCAAGCTATACTATACCGTTTTCTTGATTTTTCACATTATCCTTGCAACAGTAGGGGCTGTTTTTGGAATTGTGACTCTGACCTTGGCTTTTAAAAGAAAAATCAAGAAACATCGTAAAATCGGTCCAGTTACGAGTATTATCTGGTTTTTTACTGCTATAACTGGTGTAGCAGTTTACCTACTGTTGTATATCTTTTTTGATGGCGGGGAAACTACCAGTATGATCAAAGCAATCCTCGGCTTGTAA
- a CDS encoding GNAT family N-acetyltransferase, with translation MDIESARLLIEPVTLEEGQMLIKNPMEYYYEKHIPYDVEWPHYSLKALLPYYLEDLEKKKVSLGMGPWIIRDKRKGRIIGEAGFRAFDEQKKTVEIGYRILQKKQNQGYATEAVSSLCQWAFYQQIKKIRACCDKENVASQRVLKKNGFKKVANEKGILVYEKRRAVQKKSIQGTNSL, from the coding sequence ATGGATATAGAAAGCGCACGGTTGCTTATAGAACCTGTTACATTAGAAGAAGGCCAAATGCTTATCAAAAACCCGATGGAGTATTATTATGAGAAACATATCCCATATGATGTAGAATGGCCCCATTATTCATTGAAAGCATTGCTCCCTTATTATTTGGAAGATTTGGAGAAGAAAAAAGTATCTCTCGGCATGGGACCGTGGATTATCCGGGACAAACGAAAGGGGCGGATAATCGGTGAGGCGGGTTTCAGAGCTTTTGACGAACAGAAAAAGACGGTAGAAATCGGCTATCGAATTCTACAAAAGAAACAAAATCAAGGTTATGCAACGGAGGCTGTAAGTTCCCTATGTCAATGGGCTTTTTACCAGCAAATAAAAAAGATCAGAGCTTGCTGTGACAAGGAGAATGTTGCTTCTCAACGTGTACTTAAGAAGAATGGTTTTAAAAAAGTTGCCAATGAGAAAGGCATATTGGTATATGAAAAAAGAAGAGCTGTCCAAAAAAAGAGCATCCAAGGAACCAATTCCTTGTAA
- a CDS encoding TetR family transcriptional regulator, translating into MNAKKMANYASNAKAQELWKTLYLCAKESDTRRFHALYDKIYRPDILWDAWQRVKRRKGSGGVDEQTLEDIMAYGEKNFLNELYLS; encoded by the coding sequence GTGAATGCCAAGAAAATGGCTAACTACGCCAGTAATGCAAAAGCTCAAGAACTCTGGAAAACATTATACCTTTGTGCCAAGGAAAGTGATACTCGTCGGTTTCATGCACTATATGATAAGATTTATCGCCCGGATATCTTGTGGGATGCATGGCAACGCGTGAAGCGGAGAAAAGGAAGTGGAGGTGTCGACGAACAAACGCTGGAAGATATCATGGCTTATGGAGAGAAGAACTTTCTCAATGAGCTCTACTTGAGTTAA
- the ltrA gene encoding group II intron reverse transcriptase/maturase, with protein sequence MPKGDGKKQRPLGIPTIKDRVVQMATKLVIEPIFEADFEECSYGFRPKRNAHQAIAKIRKESKKSYWVLDVDIQGFFDNINQDKLMKLLEQRISDRRVLKLIRKWLKAGIMEEGKLRNSITGTPQGGVISPLLANIYLNTMDRLWEKKFSHFGKLIRYADDFVVICKRKQEAQESAQVIKAIMNKLDLTIHKDKSRLVNIWDDKDGFDFLGLHHRKFPIRKKGGRTFYIMNHVPSKKAMKKMRTKIKEYTEPRHKLFMDIRDLVKGLNRRLQGFKNYYQLSPMGKKWLNRIDWYVLTRLNLFNNKKRNRRKKHAKFQDTAEEVKYLLVKLAS encoded by the coding sequence ATTCCAAAGGGTGATGGCAAGAAACAAAGACCATTAGGAATCCCAACAATTAAGGACCGAGTAGTTCAAATGGCAACGAAGCTTGTGATTGAACCAATATTTGAGGCGGACTTCGAGGAATGTTCCTATGGCTTTCGTCCAAAACGAAATGCGCATCAAGCTATCGCTAAAATACGTAAAGAGAGTAAGAAATCCTATTGGGTATTGGACGTCGATATCCAAGGTTTCTTTGACAATATCAATCAAGATAAATTAATGAAACTTCTTGAACAGCGTATCAGCGATAGAAGAGTGCTAAAACTTATTCGAAAATGGCTAAAAGCTGGAATTATGGAAGAAGGGAAGCTCAGAAACTCCATAACTGGTACACCGCAAGGTGGAGTTATCTCGCCACTTCTCGCGAACATCTATTTGAATACAATGGACAGGTTATGGGAAAAGAAATTCAGTCATTTTGGTAAACTTATTCGTTATGCAGATGACTTTGTGGTTATCTGCAAGAGGAAACAAGAGGCACAGGAAAGTGCGCAAGTAATAAAGGCCATTATGAATAAACTTGACCTTACCATTCACAAGGATAAATCGAGATTAGTGAATATATGGGATGACAAAGATGGATTTGATTTTCTTGGATTACATCACCGGAAATTTCCAATCCGCAAGAAAGGTGGTCGTACATTCTATATCATGAACCACGTACCATCAAAGAAGGCCATGAAAAAGATGCGAACCAAAATCAAGGAATATACCGAACCACGCCATAAATTATTTATGGATATTCGTGATTTAGTGAAAGGATTGAACCGTAGACTTCAAGGTTTTAAGAACTACTATCAATTATCACCGATGGGAAAGAAGTGGTTAAATCGCATCGACTGGTATGTGTTAACTCGTCTTAATCTGTTTAATAACAAGAAAAGGAACAGACGGAAAAAACATGCCAAATTCCAAGATACTGCGGAAGAAGTTAAATACTTATTAGTGAAGTTGGCAAGTTAA